Proteins encoded by one window of Lathyrus oleraceus cultivar Zhongwan6 chromosome 1, CAAS_Psat_ZW6_1.0, whole genome shotgun sequence:
- the LOC127086067 gene encoding shaggy-related protein kinase kappa: protein MASASLGSGNGNGGVGSSRSALRGSSSSVDWLGREMLEMRLRDKVEHDHDDDDDGRESEPDIIDGVGAETGHVIRTSIGGRNGQSKQNVSYIAEHVVGTGSFGTVFQAKCRETGEIVAIKKVLQDKRYKNRELQIMQMLDHPNIVALRHCFFSTTDKEELYLNLVLEYVPETVNRIARNYSRINQRMPLIYVKLYTYQICRALAYIHNCIGICHRDIKPQNLLVNPHTHQLKLCDFGSAKVLVKGEPNVSYICSRYYRAPELIFGATEYTTAIDIWSTGCVMAELLLGQPLFPGESGVDQLVEIIKVLGTPTREEIKCMNPNYTEFKFPQIKPHPWHKVFQKRLPPEAVDLVCRFFQYSPNLRCTALEACIHPFFDELRDPSTRLPNGRPLPPLFNFKPQELSGIPPDVINRLIPEHARKQNLFMALHT, encoded by the exons ATGGCTTCTGCTAGCCTTGGAAGTGGAAATGGAAATGGTGGTGTTGGTAGTTCTAGGTCTGCTTTAAGAGGTTCTTCAAGTTCTGTTGATTGGCTTGGGAGAGAGATGCTTGAGATGAGGCTCAGAGATAAAGTTGAGCATGACcatgatgacgatgatgatggCAGG GAGAGTGAGCCTGATATCATTGATGGCGTGGGTGCTGAAACAGGACATGTAATACGAACCAGCATTGGTGGACGAAATGGTCAATCTAAGCAG AATGTTAGTTATATTGCGGAACACGTAGTTGGGACGGGCTCTTTTGGCACTGTTTTTCAG GCAAAATGTAGAGAAACAGGAGAGATTGTTGCCATCAAGAAGGTTCTCCAGGACAAGCGTTACAAGAATAGAGAGTTACAGATTATGCAAATGCTGGACCATCCAAATATTGTCGCACTGAGGCATTGTTTCTTTTCGACGACCGACAAAGAAGAGCTTTACCTGAATCTTGTACTAGAATACGTTCCTGAAACTGTGAATCGTATTGCGAGGAACTATAGCAGGATTAACCAGCGAATGCCTTTAATATACGTGAAACTTTATACGTACCAG ATATGCAGAGCCCTTGCTTACATACATAATTGCATTGGAATCTGTCATCGTGACATCAAACCTCAGAACCTACTT GTGAACCCACACACTCATCAGCTTAAACTATGTGATTTTGGGAGTGCAAAAGTGTTG GTGAAAGGAGAACCTAATGTTTCATATATTTGTTCAAGATACTATCGTGCCCCAGAACTTATATTTGGTGCCACTGAATATACAACTGCCATAGATATATGGTCAACTGGCTGTGTAATGGCTGAATTACTTCTTGGACAG CCCTTGTTTCCTGGAGAGAGTGGAGTTGATCAGCTGGTTGAAATCATCAAG GTTTTGGGAACTCCTACAAGGGAAGAGATAAAGTGCATGAACCCAAATTATACTGAATTCAAGTTTCCGCAGATAAAACCTCATCCATGGCACAAG GTCTTTCAGAAACGTTTACCCCCAGAAGCAGTGGATCTTGTCTGTAGGTTCTTTCAGTACTCTCCTAATTTGAGATGCACTGCT TTGGAAGCTTGCATTCACCCCTTCTTTGATGAATTGAGGGACCCAAGCACCCGTCTTCCCAATGGTCGCCCACTGCCTCCGTTGTTTAATTTCAAACCTCAGG AACTTTCTGGTATTCCACCCGATGTCATCAACCGGCTTATTCCAGAACATGCCCGTAAACAGAACTTATTTATGGCTTTGCACACCTAG